Within Oncorhynchus keta strain PuntledgeMale-10-30-2019 chromosome 30, Oket_V2, whole genome shotgun sequence, the genomic segment agcgagaggaagaaagggagagagcaatagggagggagagagagagacagggggaggagcgGGTGCCCCGAAAGGGGGAGGGGAAGCAGGAGGAAGCCAGTTACACGGGGGAACAGGTTGACCTGTCATTCAGTGCCAGGAATAGAAACGGGCCTGCAAGCCACGAAGCAGCTCCCACAAGCAGAGAGAGTCGACAGGGAATGCCAGCAGCGCGCTCCTATTCAGAGAGCCTGCTCACCACCAGACTACAGCAGATACAACAGCTACAACAGCAACAACACGGTATACTGCACAGAGCTGCACACAGCTCCCAGCCAGAGACAGCCAGAGGAGGTGGACCTGGACCTACCAAGAAGTTGCAGCAAGAGCCCAAGCACAAGCCTGCGATACCTCAGCTCGGGAGCTCCTTTCCTGGACGCATCCCAGCCGACGGCCCCAGCTCCAGCATGGGCAGTGAGATGGATGAGGAGGACAACGAGGTGAAGTGGTTCAGTGACGTGGCCTTCCGCAGCCTGTCCTCTGGATCCCCTCAGGTGGACTACCTGGACATGTACAACTCCAGCCACTGCTCCTCCACCGGAGCCTCCCAGCCTTCCATCCAGGACAGCCCAGCGGGGGCTAATGCAGCCTGGCTGGCCTATGCTGACCTCAGAGGGTCTGCTCCACGGCTGGACAATGAAGACTTCCCAGTCCCACGCCAGCAGCAGCAGCCCTCCTCTGGAGCTTATTATCCACCTCTCGACGGCCTGGACCCATCCAAAAAATATGAGATGGGCAGCTTCGAGTGTGTAGACgtggctgtggagagagaggaacccaAGAAGGTGAGAAGAGGAGTGCCCAAGAGACAGATCCAGCTGAAGAGAAGGAATAAGGCCGAGCTGAAGCTGGGTGAGAACAGCGATGGTAGTCCCATCATGGTtcctagtcctgtaatggttccTGTGGCTCCTGTGGTTATAAAGGACAGTCATTCTCTACAGAGACACAACAGAGAGACGTTGCAGAGACAACACAGCACACCTGCTGCTTTGCAGGAAGCCTACCGCTCGGAACTCAGCCCTGAACCTGCCACTGAGCAGACCGAAAGGAAGGGCAAGCTCCAGAAGTCTTTGTCCCTTGACGAGACATGTACCAAAACCAAGATGGCCACTTGCCTGATCAAGGGCATCCTTTCCAAGAAGATGCCAAATGTTGGTAAACAAACCGAACAGGAAGGAGGAGGTGACCTCAGCCCCTCCGAGAACAAAACCCCTCCTCCTTCTGAGAGTGAATTGTCAACCATTAAAGAGTCCCCTAAACCAGAGACACAGAATCTGAGTTCTAGTATAAATTCAGAAGACAGTCTTTCCTCTGAGGACCTGGCTGTGAGAAGAGAGACGAGCCCAAACAGTGACGtaaacagacaacagagaagTTTTGGGGTGAAACCCAGTATTAGACCAACAAACCGTACTATTAATATTAACTCCACTTCTCAACTGCGAAGCAACAAGAGACCTGAACCAACCTGCACAACCCCTGAGATGAGTCCTGGTGCACGTTTTGCTCCAGTTATCTCTCCTCAGGGAAACAATAGAATTGAATCTCACTGCAACAGAACCCCTAACCATGTTAGCCCTTGGATGAGGTCTGAGCCCCATACTACTAGTTGTCCTCAGAGAAACAATGACAGAATTGAATCTCCTCTCAGAAACCCAAACTCTTGGAGAACTGAATCGGTCAAACCAGAGATGAGGTCTGAACTGGTGTTCCCGTTTGAAAGTACAAAACCCACAGAGAAGAACGCCATGATGGGAGTAAAGCAGACGCATGGCAGTAAATGTAGGAATGAGAGGGATGACAGTAAACAGAGGGATGAGAAGGATGACAAACAGGGAGGTGACTCAGCAGATGCAGCTGCCTGGAACACCGACGTCCCTGCTGCCACTCGAGCCAACAGCACGCAGGCAGGAATGACAAACATAAAAACTCTGAACTCTGAAAACCATAAACATCCGAGCGTCAAGAGCACCTACACATCCAAAACACCAGAGATCACTCTGAAACCCAGCCCTGCTACAGAGAAAAAGAAAAAATCTTCTCTAAACGTCTCACTGTCGCCCGAGCTGGAAACTAAACTTGAGGTTAAACATGGGACTGCCTCCCCTGGGAGGACCTgtcagagagaaacaagagaagaagacaggagagTGGAGACTTCACATAGAgaaaccagagaagaagacaggagagTGGAGACTTCAAATAGAGAAtccagagaagaagacaggaggATAGGGACCTCACATAGAGAAtccagagaagaagacaggaggATAAGGACTTCACATAGAGAAAAAATAGAAGAATACAGGAGAGTGGAGACTTCTCATAGAGAAACCatagaagaagagaagggagtgAAGACCTTGAACAAGATGAATAAACAGACTGAGAATGTGGATGCCAATAGGAAGGGTAAAGCCAAAGCTCCCCTGCACAAAGTGAGAGATGTGAGAAGGCTGGTGAAAAACACATACAACCTGTCATTCAAGGCCATGCCAGCaccagagaaggaggagaggagggaggagagtgtggaggagaggagaggggaacaaggagaggaaaggggggaggatagaaaagaggagaggagggaggacagatgtGAAGACAGGAAAGAGGAAAAGCCGGTGCCTCGTCCTCAGCCAATGCAGATAGAATACAAAGCTGTCAGCTggagagaaaacaaaaacaaaacaggaaCGTTCATCCAAACAGACAGAGAAATGTCTAGAGGCAAACCTAAGGTTGATTCTTTACAGCAGGTGTCCACAGATACAGCCAAAGTACCCAAGGACCCTTCTGATGTAACAGCTAAGAGTTGCACAACAGAGGAAGTAgctgtgacagagacagagttaaACCAACACAATACCCCTGTACAGGACACTGTCAAAACAGAAACAGGCAACACCAAGGTGAAACCCAGTGATACAGAGTCACCGAGAGTAACCAGGAGACACCGAAGTGTATCAGAGTCTAGTGACAAACCTGAAGTGGTGAGAAGAGATACAAAGCCACCTATGCTGGGCAGCAGCCCTAAACTCCCCATTAAAGACAAAGAAGTGTCTAGTGCTTCTCTGGTGCTACAGAATGGATCCAATAAGCCCAAGTCATTCTCAGCCCCAGCTCCAGCCTCCCCGGCCCTGGCGTCTCCGGCTCCCTCCTGCCCTATTCCAGCCTCTCCAGCCCTGGTCCCAGTCCCAGCCTCCCCAGCTCCTGCctcatccccagccccagctccaacCCTGGTCTCCTCACCTGGTCGCAAAGCTTCACCAGCTCCAGCTTCTCCTCCAGCCCCAACCTCATCCCCAGCTCCAGTTCTAGGCACTCCACATTCCTCTGTCCCCACCAAGATCCCCACCCATACCCCCAGCCACTCCGTGTCCATACTGGTCAAGGAGAAGGGCTACCAGGCAGATATTGGGTCTGTGGTCtctgaggctgtgtcagaggagaTAAGAAGGAGTGGGGGtgaaggtgggggtggaggggttccAAGGAAACATATAAACCAAATAGAGATCCCTCTTCAGACCCGTGGACCCTCAGATGGGGGTACGAATgactcacacagacagagaacCTACTCGTCCTCGTCTACATCCTCTATGCAAGCAGCCTCATCCGCATTATCCTCAAGCACTGTGCAAGCAGCCTCATCCTTATCATCCTCAAGCACAGTGCAAGCAGCCTCATCCGTATCATCCTCAAGCACTGTGCAAGCAGCCTCATCCGTATCATCCTCAAGCACTGTGCAAGCAGCCTCATCCGTATCATCCTCAAGCACTGTGCAAGCAGCCTCATCCGTATCATCCCCAAGCACTGCGCAAGAAGCGTCATCCTTCTCCATGTCTTCCGTCAATGCATCAACCTCAGCCTCATCCTTTTCGTCATCTTCCATCAATGCATCAGTCTCTTCCTCTCATACCCATTCGGTCCCAAATTCTCCCAGGCTTCGAAGAGTCTCCGCTCAAACTGATGACAGAGTTAGGACCACTTTTAATCAGGAAAGGATTAGTGTCAGAGCCACAGTCAGAGACATAGAGCAACGCAcggcatcatcaccaccacccccacaGAAGAAAACACAAGAAGACACTGCTGAAAAGGAGACAGTGAAGAAATCATCCTACTCACCTAAGTTACCAGGTTCGCTACCAGGCTCACCAGCACTGATGAGAAGATACCGACCACAAGTGATCGAGGTGAGGTCATTGTCTAAAGAAATACATAAACAAGATAAACAAGAGAAGACCGTCACGTCAAGCACCAGACCGCAAACTATAGAGGTTCACTCAATAGCCAACGGCCCACCAGTGGCACCAAAACCAAAGTTCAGACAAACAGATGCAAATTCACTGTCCAGTGAAACACAGCAGAAACCAGCGGAGGCAACATCAAGCTTCAAACAGCACACAGAAGAGGAGAAAGCTGTGCCCAATGAGAAACCATCAACTTCAGCTACAACGATCCACAGACATCTATCGAACGATTCGACCCCAGCGTCTAACTATAATAAAAAGTTATCGGTTTCTGCAGTGTCCAGCTACAGGCCTTCACCTACCAAAACAACAATCATTGCTAGTTTCTCTCACAAAACACCATCAACAACAGTAGACACAGAGACATCCAATGAAAGGCCAAATCAACCAGGGGCTTCAACCCAGGGACAAGGACAGGCCCCCAGctacacacagagacccacaACCCTCACAGTCTcagccccagctccagctccagcccCAGCTCCTACCCACGCCCCTGCTGCCCCAGCTCCAGCTCCTGCCCCAGCTCCTACCCACGCCCCTGCTgccccagctccagctccagcccCAGCTCCTACCCACGCCCCTGCTtccccagctccagctccagcccCAGCTCCTACCCACGCCCCTGCCAAACACTCAAGCCAGTCAGCTATTGTGGATATAACCAGCCACCCGGTatccacaaacacacaggcccccgtatacacacaccacatacacacacagcagcctATACACAGATCCTTGTCCAGCGACCACTCGCAGAGGGCAGACAACCTGCGCTTCTACGCATCAGACGACCCCCCTAGCTACGACGAGAGGGAAAGCTTCAGCCCCCTCCACCTACCTGACCTGCCCCAGAGGAAGCTGAACCGctaccacccctcctcttccttctcctctgctTCCTCCCGTCCCCCTCCCTGTTCCTGCACCTCTGGCTGCCCCTCCCATGGCCTTACaccccctcaccaccaccactccccccacacccctcccttcccctcccacTCCCCCGGCCAGGCGCTGCCTTACTCCATGGGGGGTCAACCCCCTCTCCGCTCACACCAGTGCAGAGCAGATCCCCAGCCTCTGAGTTCAATCAGCTACCAGCCCAGCTCTCCCAAATTATCCACCCTCCCCAGCCCCCCCCAGCCCCCCCCAGGCATGTACCAGTCCCTCCACCAACCGCAGCCCTCCATGATCCATTCCTGCACGGCCGGCCACCCTCTCCAGCACCCACAACACATGGACCCCCGTCGGGCCCCACCGCTCCACCGGTCCCCTCACGGCCAGCCACCTGTCTCTGGGGGCCCCTACAGTGACCACAGCCACTCTCCTAATCTGCCCCCTATGGACCCTCAGTACCTGTGCAGCCCACAGAGCCTGGGGCCATCTTATGGGTCTGAGTATGGGAGTCTGTCTGGGTCTGACTACCCAGACAGTACAGGTGGTCTGGGGTACGGGCAAACCCCTCGCAGGGTCCTCATGGATCCTGACACGGGGAAGTACTTCTACATTGAGGTGCCTGTGCAGCCACTGAGGAAGATGCTGTTTGATCCAGAGACGGGCCAGTACGTGGAGGTGCTCATCCCTCAGAGTACCATGTCTCACTCAGGCCTCTACCCTACCTCGGCCGCCCCCTACTCCCCCGCCTCTGCGGCCCCCTTTTCCTCCATCCACAACCCCAACATGTACGCCCCCGCCCCCCAATACCTCCCCTATGGCCCCCCTCCACCTGCACCTCACCCCCAGCCCCAGCCACCCCGTCAACCAGAGGCTCCAGCCCCAGGGACGATGCACCAGAATGGAGCTCAGGTCGGCTACGGGAGCCCCGGGAGCCAGGGGTCCAAGCCGGAGCTCCAGAGTCATGCACctctggaccagagctacctggATAGCATGTACTACGTCCCTACAGGCATGAACACTAGTCCCCCGGACTGCTACCACAAACAACCCTCCAGTCTGCCCAACGCGGGGGGGAAGAGGGCCTGAAATAGTCGTCTTCCTGGTGCCTGTAGGGTCTCAGAATACAGCCAGGCCAGGGTGTACACGAGGAGGTCTAATGTTAGACTCAGGCCTTATTGTTAACTTTGTTTCCCTGGCAACTGGACTGGAGAGAATGATTCTTTAGTTGTGGTTGTTTGTTGTTTATGTCCTTCACTGCTTTTTATTAGTTTGATTGCCTGATTATGTTTGATTTTTATGCATTGATTTGGT encodes:
- the LOC127913938 gene encoding serine/arginine repetitive matrix protein 2-like isoform X8; the encoded protein is MDSWTLQGDSYSFLRSSLRHRDGTPNHVEIFDITNIPSHRSAISETTCLCDIFGDDCESRPPSLSSSPAAGAFVNTPFPPPVGAGESSESPQVSPPVVDELNDSTSSYHTVPENFEDSREKLSPPTQRENNYHLSEGWKSGPLATAGNNTASSGTSRDVSTRLEQGNTAPTPGRRTADSSPEEPSLTCGDRTPSPGYSNTTTPSPGYSNTTTPSPGGKGSAPSVVQHSPAPSPQCRETHLTPEPENRYSSPSSESVVPVHPIEARDRASSPGVRGTASSPDDTSLSLPETRVAQCLPELRDISHSPELIANPFSPDYIVSFQPRDRAITPESKPSSLSSPPTIRGTGISPQLGSLTSALPELKNRDYSPEFRNKAYSLDNQWRVSLPDLFSRTSTPELENSVSTPELENSVSTPELENSVSTPELENSVSTPELENSVGTPELENSVGTPELEDSVSTPELIPHLSPSETDLSSSEEARSTISTPAPRYTPPTPVTSSPELRSTSTTPELRSASITLELRSTSVKRELSLLCVPTELRSTSVTTEVSLASIPQSAELLRSTSLTPEFRSDSSSSTSSYHSGSSSSSDTWTRTSSRTPSRTPSPETRYNRTTSRTTSPETRYNRTPSRTPSPETRYNRTPSRTPSPETRYNRTPSRTPSPETRYNRTPSRTPSPETRYNRTPSRTPSPEVRYTSPPIKPRSTAQSPEIRITSSTPEIKKRDLTPEVPGEVKAKSLDPRFNSSSPQVSGITYSILSPEARVLVSTPEINDLLSSAEPRGRTHLSPERKSTTPTEENRRNSLSPDSIGRSSSPEITGIYSSIVHPPETREIAESPEPPRYKNLSPEYKAPSPPKSQTVSPYPTYKTPSPLPGYTAPSPGVETARSSSELNTSTPSPGVKSPGPSPERRPSPGVKNPAHSPERRPSPGVKCPAHSPERRPSPGVKCPAHSPERRASPGSPGVKCPAHSPERRASPGVKCPAHSPERRPSPGVKCPAHSPERRASPGSPGVKCPAHSPERRASPGSPGVKSPAHSPERRASPGSPGVKNPAHSPERRASPGSPGVKSPAHSPERRASPGVKSPAHSPERRASPGSPERCIGSLSELLITNGTSNPLGNHLSHDSREASPTEESRETTSLPVLGEVPVPYNFSTNTPEIPNFTPEILNFTPETPNFTPEILNFTPETPNFTPEILNFTPEIPNFTPEIRNFTPETRHIPPDPIASSRGRSPSLSPDHGVTGNSPVQRLEDLEHKHPASSLTPDLSDSNNPSHKSPTPEHPCRETSPNPRNKTIDRLTEEDMAHRMSKEDIPSPPLTRFTPVHIIPPAPARPHGHWGNRSTSPSETQAIEAIMESENIMESVIEAVTSRGRPTLSSGDSNNRAYNSQTRLEMLEREEGEEEEEEEREMLWEMQERDRERQRERERNKEMEEREREDEERERERERQREEEREREREEREWERKERERQREEERERAIGRERERQGEERVPRKGEGKQEEASYTGEQVDLSFSARNRNGPASHEAAPTSRESRQGMPAARSYSESLLTTRLQQIQQLQQQQHGILHRAAHSSQPETARGGGPGPTKKLQQEPKHKPAIPQLGSSFPGRIPADGPSSSMGSEMDEEDNEVKWFSDVAFRSLSSGSPQVDYLDMYNSSHCSSTGASQPSIQDSPAGANAAWLAYADLRGSAPRLDNEDFPVPRQQQQPSSGAYYPPLDGLDPSKKYEMGSFECVDVAVEREEPKKVRRGVPKRQIQLKRRNKAELKLGENSDGSPIMVPSPVMVPVAPVVIKDSHSLQRHNRETLQRQHSTPAALQEAYRSELSPEPATEQTERKGKLQKSLSLDETCTKTKMATCLIKGILSKKMPNVGKQTEQEGGGDLSPSENKTPPPSESELSTIKESPKPETQNLSSSINSEDSLSSEDLAVRRETSPNSDVNRQQRSFGVKPSIRPTNRTININSTSQLRSNKRPEPTCTTPEMSPGARFAPVISPQGNNRIESHCNRTPNHVSPWMRSEPHTTSCPQRNNDRIESPLRNPNSWRTESVKPEMRSELVFPFESTKPTEKNAMMGVKQTHGSKCRNERDDSKQRDEKDDKQGGDSADAAAWNTDVPAATRANSTQAGMTNIKTLNSENHKHPSVKSTYTSKTPEITLKPSPATEKKKKSSLNVSLSPELETKLEVKHGTASPGRTCQRETREEDRRVETSHRETREEDRRVETSNRESREEDRRIGTSHRESREEDRRIRTSHREKIEEYRRVETSHRETIEEEKGVKTLNKMNKQTENVDANRKGKAKAPLHKVRDVRRLVKNTYNLSFKAMPAPEKEERREESVEERRGEQGEERGEDRKEERREDRCEDRKEEKPVPRPQPMQIEYKAVSWRENKNKTGTFIQTDREMSRGKPKVDSLQQVSTDTAKVPKDPSDVTAKSCTTEEVAVTETELNQHNTPVQDTVKTETGNTKVKPSDTESPRVTRRHRSVSESSDKPEVVRRDTKPPMLGSSPKLPIKDKEVSSASLVLQNGSNKPKSFSAPAPASPALASPAPSCPIPASPALVPVPASPAPASSPAPAPTLVSSPGRKASPAPASPPAPTSSPAPVLGTPHSSVPTKIPTHTPSHSVSILVKEKGYQADIGSVVSEAVSEEIRRSGGEGGGGGVPRKHINQIEIPLQTRGPSDGGTNDSHRQRTYSSSSTSSMQAASSALSSSTVQAASSLSSSSTVQAASSVSSSSTVQAASSVSSSSTVQAASSVSSSSTVQAASSVSSPSTAQEASSFSMSSVNASTSASSFSSSSINASVSSSHTHSVPNSPRLRRVSAQTDDRVRTTFNQERISVRATVRDIEQRTASSPPPPQKKTQEDTAEKETVKKSSYSPKLPGSLPGSPALMRRYRPQVIEVRSLSKEIHKQDKQEKTVTSSTRPQTIEVHSIANGPPVAPKPKFRQTDANSLSSETQQKPAEATSSFKQHTEEEKAVPNEKPSTSATTIHRHLSNDSTPASNYNKKLSVSAVSSYRPSPTKTTIIASFSHKTPSTTVDTETSNERPNQPGASTQGQGQAPSYTQRPTTLTVSAPAPAPAPAPTHAPAAPAPAPAPAPTHAPAAPAPAPAPAPTHAPASPAPAPAPAPTHAPAKHSSQSAIVDITSHPVSTNTQAPVYTHHIHTQQPIHRSLSSDHSQRADNLRFYASDDPPSYDERESFSPLHLPDLPQRKLNRYHPSSSFSSASSRPPPCSCTSGCPSHGLTPPHHHHSPHTPPFPSHSPGQALPYSMGGQPPLRSHQCRADPQPLSSISYQPSSPKLSTLPSPPQPPPGMYQSLHQPQPSMIHSCTAGHPLQHPQHMDPRRAPPLHRSPHGQPPVSGGPYSDHSHSPNLPPMDPQYLCSPQSLGPSYGSEYGSLSGSDYPDSTGGLGYGQTPRRVLMDPDTGKYFYIEVPVQPLRKMLFDPETGQYVEVLIPQSTMSHSGLYPTSAAPYSPASAAPFSSIHNPNMYAPAPQYLPYGPPPPAPHPQPQPPRQPEAPAPGTMHQNGAQVGYGSPGSQGSKPELQSHAPLDQSYLDSMYYVPTGMNTSPPDCYHKQPSSLPNAGGKRA
- the LOC127913938 gene encoding serine/arginine repetitive matrix protein 2-like isoform X10 encodes the protein MDSWTLQGDSYSFLRSSLRHRDGTPNHVEIFDITNIPSHRSAISETTCLCDIFGDDCESRPPSLSSSPAAGAFVNTPFPPPVGAGESSESPQVSPPVVDELNDSTSSYHTVPENFEDSREKLSPPTQRENNYHLSEGWKSGPLATAGNNTASSGTSRDVSTRLEQGNTAPTPGRRTADSSPEEPSLTCGDRTPSPGYSNTTTPSPGYSNTTTPSPGGKGSAPSVVQHSPAPSPQCRETHLTPEPENRYSSPSSESVVPVHPIEARDRASSPGVRGTASSPDDTSLSLPETRVAQCLPELRDISHSPELIANPFSPDYIVSFQPRDRAITPESKPSSLSSPPTIRGTGISPQLGSLTSALPELKNRDYSPEFRNKAYSLDNQWRVSLPDLFSRTSTPELENSVSTPELENSVSTPELENSVSTPELENSVSTPELENSVGTPELENSVGTPELEDSVSTPELIPHLSPSETDLSSSEEARSTISTPAPRYTPPTPVTSSPELRSTSTTPELRSASITLELRSTSVKRELSLLCVPTELRSTSVTTEVSLASIPQSAELLRSTSLTPEFRSDSSSSTSSYHSGSSSSSDTWTRTSSRTPSRTPSPETRYNRTTSRTTSPETRYNRTPSRTPSPETRYNRTPSRTPSPETRYNRTPSRTPSPETRYNRTPSRTPSPETRYNRTPSRTPSPEVRYTSPPIKPRSTAQSPEIRITSSTPEIKKRDLTPEVPGEVKAKSLDPRFNSSSPQVSGITYSILSPEARVLVSTPEINDLLSSAEPRGRTHLSPERKSTTPTEENRRNSLSPDSIGRSSSPEITGIYSSIVHPPETREIAESPEPPRYKNLSPEYKAPSPPKSQTVSPYPTYKTPSPLPGYTAPSPGVETARSSSELNTSTPSPGVKSPGPSPERRPSPGVKNPGPSPERRASPGVKNPAHSPERRPSPGVKCPAHSPERRPSPGVKCPAHSPERRASPGVKCPAHSPERRPSPGVKCPAHSPERRASPGSPGVKCPAHSPERRASPGSPGVKSPAHSPERRASPGSPGVKNPAHSPERRASPGSPGVKSPAHSPERRASPGVKSPAHSPERRASPGSPERCIGSLSELLITNGTSNPLGNHLSHDSREASPTEESRETTSLPVLGEVPVPYNFSTNTPEIPNFTPEILNFTPETPNFTPEILNFTPETPNFTPEILNFTPEIPNFTPEIRNFTPETRHIPPDPIASSRGRSPSLSPDHGVTGNSPVQRLEDLEHKHPASSLTPDLSDSNNPSHKSPTPEHPCRETSPNPRNKTIDRLTEEDMAHRMSKEDIPSPPLTRFTPVHIIPPAPARPHGHWGNRSTSPSETQAIEAIMESENIMESVIEAVTSRGRPTLSSGDSNNRAYNSQTRLEMLEREEGEEEEEEEREMLWEMQERDRERQRERERNKEMEEREREDEERERERERQREEEREREREEREWERKERERQREEERERAIGRERERQGEERVPRKGEGKQEEASYTGEQVDLSFSARNRNGPASHEAAPTSRESRQGMPAARSYSESLLTTRLQQIQQLQQQQHGILHRAAHSSQPETARGGGPGPTKKLQQEPKHKPAIPQLGSSFPGRIPADGPSSSMGSEMDEEDNEVKWFSDVAFRSLSSGSPQVDYLDMYNSSHCSSTGASQPSIQDSPAGANAAWLAYADLRGSAPRLDNEDFPVPRQQQQPSSGAYYPPLDGLDPSKKYEMGSFECVDVAVEREEPKKVRRGVPKRQIQLKRRNKAELKLGENSDGSPIMVPSPVMVPVAPVVIKDSHSLQRHNRETLQRQHSTPAALQEAYRSELSPEPATEQTERKGKLQKSLSLDETCTKTKMATCLIKGILSKKMPNVGKQTEQEGGGDLSPSENKTPPPSESELSTIKESPKPETQNLSSSINSEDSLSSEDLAVRRETSPNSDVNRQQRSFGVKPSIRPTNRTININSTSQLRSNKRPEPTCTTPEMSPGARFAPVISPQGNNRIESHCNRTPNHVSPWMRSEPHTTSCPQRNNDRIESPLRNPNSWRTESVKPEMRSELVFPFESTKPTEKNAMMGVKQTHGSKCRNERDDSKQRDEKDDKQGGDSADAAAWNTDVPAATRANSTQAGMTNIKTLNSENHKHPSVKSTYTSKTPEITLKPSPATEKKKKSSLNVSLSPELETKLEVKHGTASPGRTCQRETREEDRRVETSHRETREEDRRVETSNRESREEDRRIGTSHRESREEDRRIRTSHREKIEEYRRVETSHRETIEEEKGVKTLNKMNKQTENVDANRKGKAKAPLHKVRDVRRLVKNTYNLSFKAMPAPEKEERREESVEERRGEQGEERGEDRKEERREDRCEDRKEEKPVPRPQPMQIEYKAVSWRENKNKTGTFIQTDREMSRGKPKVDSLQQVSTDTAKVPKDPSDVTAKSCTTEEVAVTETELNQHNTPVQDTVKTETGNTKVKPSDTESPRVTRRHRSVSESSDKPEVVRRDTKPPMLGSSPKLPIKDKEVSSASLVLQNGSNKPKSFSAPAPASPALASPAPSCPIPASPALVPVPASPAPASSPAPAPTLVSSPGRKASPAPASPPAPTSSPAPVLGTPHSSVPTKIPTHTPSHSVSILVKEKGYQADIGSVVSEAVSEEIRRSGGEGGGGGVPRKHINQIEIPLQTRGPSDGGTNDSHRQRTYSSSSTSSMQAASSALSSSTVQAASSLSSSSTVQAASSVSSSSTVQAASSVSSSSTVQAASSVSSSSTVQAASSVSSPSTAQEASSFSMSSVNASTSASSFSSSSINASVSSSHTHSVPNSPRLRRVSAQTDDRVRTTFNQERISVRATVRDIEQRTASSPPPPQKKTQEDTAEKETVKKSSYSPKLPGSLPGSPALMRRYRPQVIEVRSLSKEIHKQDKQEKTVTSSTRPQTIEVHSIANGPPVAPKPKFRQTDANSLSSETQQKPAEATSSFKQHTEEEKAVPNEKPSTSATTIHRHLSNDSTPASNYNKKLSVSAVSSYRPSPTKTTIIASFSHKTPSTTVDTETSNERPNQPGASTQGQGQAPSYTQRPTTLTVSAPAPAPAPAPTHAPAAPAPAPAPAPTHAPAAPAPAPAPAPTHAPASPAPAPAPAPTHAPAKHSSQSAIVDITSHPVSTNTQAPVYTHHIHTQQPIHRSLSSDHSQRADNLRFYASDDPPSYDERESFSPLHLPDLPQRKLNRYHPSSSFSSASSRPPPCSCTSGCPSHGLTPPHHHHSPHTPPFPSHSPGQALPYSMGGQPPLRSHQCRADPQPLSSISYQPSSPKLSTLPSPPQPPPGMYQSLHQPQPSMIHSCTAGHPLQHPQHMDPRRAPPLHRSPHGQPPVSGGPYSDHSHSPNLPPMDPQYLCSPQSLGPSYGSEYGSLSGSDYPDSTGGLGYGQTPRRVLMDPDTGKYFYIEVPVQPLRKMLFDPETGQYVEVLIPQSTMSHSGLYPTSAAPYSPASAAPFSSIHNPNMYAPAPQYLPYGPPPPAPHPQPQPPRQPEAPAPGTMHQNGAQVGYGSPGSQGSKPELQSHAPLDQSYLDSMYYVPTGMNTSPPDCYHKQPSSLPNAGGKRA